In a genomic window of Methanosarcina horonobensis HB-1 = JCM 15518:
- a CDS encoding TrmB family transcriptional regulator, with protein MLLDEKMLVTLQKLGLTYYGARVYVTLVSLGPSDATELAAESEVPRTKIYDVLKRLKTEKWITVEHTRPITYTPKYPRDILEEKKAAFNSEVDDVSNQLSMLYDKLMDKEIPKVWLLRGMDNITAKTLDMIRRAERDIMLLGALYSANEIERLKTELSYAKKKGLNVRAISRQSIKLKEGELEIIKTLSSVIPETKISGPSFSKFVIIDDKELLMMFSKVEDEVLDIDNTIAIWIPNVSIASYQASIFNGIWNE; from the coding sequence ATGCTGCTCGATGAAAAAATGTTAGTGACATTACAAAAGTTAGGGTTAACATATTACGGGGCAAGGGTTTATGTAACGCTTGTTTCGCTGGGTCCGAGCGATGCAACCGAGCTTGCTGCTGAATCGGAAGTCCCTCGTACGAAGATATATGATGTCCTGAAAAGGCTTAAAACCGAGAAATGGATAACAGTCGAACATACAAGACCTATTACTTATACTCCTAAATACCCCAGAGATATACTCGAAGAGAAAAAAGCCGCTTTTAATTCTGAGGTTGACGATGTATCAAACCAATTGTCCATGCTGTACGATAAATTAATGGATAAAGAAATTCCTAAAGTTTGGCTTTTAAGAGGAATGGATAATATCACGGCAAAAACACTTGATATGATAAGAAGAGCTGAAAGAGACATAATGCTTTTAGGAGCCCTTTACTCTGCAAATGAAATTGAACGGCTCAAAACGGAATTATCATATGCTAAGAAAAAAGGGCTAAACGTACGTGCCATATCCAGACAGAGTATAAAATTAAAAGAAGGTGAACTGGAAATAATTAAAACATTGTCTTCAGTTATACCCGAAACTAAAATATCCGGGCCATCATTTTCAAAATTTGTAATAATAGATGACAAAGAACTGTTGATGATGTTCTCAAAAGTAGAAGACGAAGTTCTGGACATAGACAATACAATAGCTATATGGATCCCAAATGTGTCGATTGCGTCTTACCAGGCAAGCATATTTAACGGCATATGGAACGAATAA